A single Mustela lutreola isolate mMusLut2 chromosome X, mMusLut2.pri, whole genome shotgun sequence DNA region contains:
- the RAI2 gene encoding retinoic acid-induced protein 2 yields the protein MDDLRSQNLSVDMTESTPALASNRLENGMTQLITTEAWNINSTDLVKKALVTVPAPSILNPPAESQSGMALKVAATVLQPLCLGESPVVMPIHMQVEGSSAPELQPNGNAAYVMTTQGPVQLPVVLEQHVFQHLNSPLVLPQEAPCSSSAIHNNLFQGAEDPEAQPQLLDLRIPNQPQEPTLPFEAVLQNLFPSQGALGPPPCQPPPGYAPMPPQAFNSPLSPLVPPATLLVPYPVIVPLPVPVPIPIPIPVPHSPESKLSSACPKPPPSFGVHPFKGAQPPLEKEEQKPFDILQPSEYFQLSRRTVIKMGSDNEALDLSMKSLPWLKAGEVSPPVCQEDAALDLSLAAHRKAEPPAETLYDSSGSVGSPGHAVMEKLPGGMEVSFAPATAPGASALMDSHVGGSHPTQLPSQPSQAGSEVKAENHIEMVSESQAAKVIVSVEDAVPAIFCGKIKGLSGVSTKNFSFKREDSVLQGYDINSQGEEPMGSTEPLRKPVKNRSIKLKKVNSQEIHMLPIKKQRLATFFPRK from the coding sequence ATGGACGATCTGCGGTCCCAGAACCTCTCCGTGGACATGACTGAGTCCACTCCCGCCTTGGCCAGTAACAGACTGGAGAATGGCATGACCCAGCTCATCACCACCGAGGCCTGGAACATCAACTCCACTGACCTGGTAAAGAAGGCCCTGGTGACCGTGCCGGCCCCGTCCATCCTGAACCCCCCGGCCGAGTCCCAGAGCGGCATGGCTCTGAAGGTGGCAGCCACCGTGCTGCAGCCCCTGTGCCTCGGGGAGAGCCCAGTGGTGATGCCCATTCACATGCAGGTGGAGGGAAGCTCCGCGCCCGAGCTCCAGCCTAATGGCAACGCCGCCTATGTCATGACCACGCAGGGCCCCGTGCAGCTGCCCGTGGTGCTGGAGCAGCACGTCTTCCAGCACCTCAACTCCCCTCTGGTCCTGCCGCAGGAGGCCCCGTGCTCCTCCAGTGCCATCCACAACAACCTGTTCCAGGGAGCCGAGGACCCTGAGGCGCAGCCCCAGCTCCTGGACCTGCGCATCCCCAACCAGCCGCAGGAACCCACCTTGCCATTCGAAGCCGTGCTCCAGAATCTGTTCCCTTCTCAGGGCGCGCTcggccccccaccctgccagccTCCTCCTGGATATGCCCCAATGCCCCCCCAGGCCTTCAACTCCCCGCTGTCCCCGCTGgtccctccagccaccctcttGGTGCCCTACCCAGTGATCGTCCCCTTGCCCGTGCCGGtgcccatccccatccccatcccggTGCCTCACAGTCCCGAATCCAAGCTCAGCTCCGCTTGCCCCAAGCCACCGCCTTCCTTTGGCGTGCACCCCTTCAAAGGCGCCCAGCCCCCTctggagaaagaggagcagaaGCCCTTCGATATCCTGCAGCCGAGCGAGTACTTCCAGCTCAGCCGCCGCACGGTCATCAAGATGGGGAGCGACAACGAGGCCCTGGACCTCTCCATGAAGTCGCTGCCCTGGCTTAAGGCCGGCGAAGTCAGTCCCCCCGTCTGCCAGGAAGACGCGGCCCTAGACCTGTCGCTGGCAGCCCACCGGAAAGCCGAGCCTCCCGCTGAGACACTGTATGACAGCAGCGGGTCCGTGGGCAGCCCGGGTCACGCCGTGATGGAGAAACTTCCCGGTGGCATGGAAGTGTCCTTTGCCCCCGCCACGGCCCCGGGGGCCTCGGCTCTGATGGATAGCCACGTGGGCGGCAGCCACCCCACCCAGCTGCCCAGCCAGCCCAGCCAAGCCGGCAGCGAGGTCAAGGCTGAAAATCACATCGAGATGGTGAGCGAGTCCCAGGCAGCCAAGGTGATTGTCTCGGTGGAAGACGCGGTTCCTGCCATCTTCTGCGGCAAGATCAAAGGCCTCTCGGGCGTGTCCACCAAGAACTTCTCCTTCAAAAGAGAAGACTCGGTGCTTCAGGGCTATGACATCAACAGCCAAGGGGAAGAGCCCATGGGAAGCACCGAGCCCCTCCGGAAACCCGTCAAAAACCGGAGCATAAAGTTAAAGAAAGTGAACTCCCAGGAAATACACATGCTCCCCATCAAAAAACAACGGCTGGCCACCTTTTTTCCAAGAAAGTaa